A single genomic interval of Natranaerovirga pectinivora harbors:
- a CDS encoding plasmid pRiA4b ORF-3 family protein, with product MADVYKFKVRLKNLEDIIWRDIEITSVSNVAKLGYSVLAAFESTASHLFCIRFGGNRYEIMIEELDFIDKPIIDPIKTKLSALKLMVGDLLTMEYDYGAGWEFSIELIVITEMKRGSGTHYPYVTDGKGKGIIEDVSPYELLEMIDEVNSTGVLPKVYDDVRDKEVEWDYRKFDIEFLNVFFKDYVASIRDAYEVYE from the coding sequence ATGGCTGATGTATATAAATTTAAAGTAAGACTAAAAAACCTTGAGGATATTATTTGGAGAGATATTGAAATAACCTCTGTTTCAAACGTTGCTAAACTGGGATATTCTGTGTTGGCTGCATTTGAGAGTACAGCTAGTCATCTGTTTTGTATTAGATTTGGCGGTAACAGATATGAAATAATGATTGAAGAACTTGATTTTATTGATAAGCCAATTATTGACCCTATAAAAACCAAACTTTCTGCATTGAAACTTATGGTTGGAGATCTCTTGACTATGGAATATGACTACGGTGCTGGTTGGGAATTCTCTATTGAATTAATAGTGATAACAGAAATGAAACGAGGAAGTGGCACTCATTACCCATATGTAACTGATGGGAAGGGTAAAGGAATTATTGAAGATGTTTCTCCTTATGAACTGCTTGAAATGATAGATGAGGTTAATTCAACAGGGGTTTTACCAAAGGTCTATGATGATGTAAGAGATAAGGAAGTAGAATGGGATTATAGGAAGTTTGATATAGAATTTCTGAATGTATTTTTTAAAGATTATGTGGCTAGT